Within Buteo buteo chromosome 10, bButBut1.hap1.1, whole genome shotgun sequence, the genomic segment tttaaaaatcataaatatgTTCTTCTGCCTAAGGACAAATAAGGGTATACATTGTGTTGAAGCACACTAAAATGTTTACGTCTTTAAAAACCACTTTCAACTTCTGAACCAGCTGTTAAAGGTTACTTACAGTACTCCTCATACCTTGAGACCAAATTCAGTTTTGCGATGTACAGAATTACATGGTCTTAAATCAATTAAAAGTTGGATGAAGTGAACTCAAAAGGCTTGTCGTTACTTTTGTTCGAATATACTCATTTATTTCAAACACTGATTTTAAGCTGTGGTCTGCAGTGCATGCAGGGAGACACTTCCACCTGTATGTTACATCAGGTGAAGGTTATTTTTGTATGGCAGATAAAAGGGTAGTGTCGCATTTCAGTGTTGTAGTTTCACATTATTAAACGTAGGGGTGagtacaagaaaacaaacttactgttttctgttcttgtgcTTTATTGAAAACAGATACTCGCATACATCATCTCTGCCCAGAGCAAATGACTCGTTATGGTTGTCCAATTTTAATTGATGCACCTTCCTTCACCTGAGCAGCTGCCTCCCATGCGCAGCGTTCTCTCCGTACCTGCCTGTGCTTGTTTCTGGGACATTAAAACAACTTGGAGTACCGTTTGGGGAGGGTGCCTGTGCCGTGCATTCGCCGACGCCTGGCAGCCCCGGGTTGGGGGGTTAAGGGAGAGCTAGCGGCCGGTTTTGCAGCCCGAGtcccagcaggaaaagaagcGGCTGCCGAAACCCGGGATCGAACCAGGGACCTTTAGATCTTCAGTCTAACGCTCTCCCAACTGAGCTATTTCGGCTGCATGGGAGCgctctttcccccccctcccgtgaccccccccttcctccccggTAGGGCCGGGGCGACCaccgggcggggcggcgggtTGGCGTGGGGGGGAGAGGGACCCGGGACGCGGGACGCGGGAGACGGGAGCGGCGTGCGTCGGCGAGCACCGGGGCGGTCCACGCTGTCCAcagcggcgggcgcggcggcggcggcggcagcgcggtCTCTGTGGCGCAATCGGTTAGCGCGTTCGGCTGTTAACCGAAAGGTTGGTGGTTCGAGCCCACCCAGGGACGGTCGCTTCTTTTTCCTGCGCGGCCGTTCCTCCGGAGCCCCATCCGCGGTACGGCCCCCCCGCggccgccttccccccccccggcttccTTTTACCGCGGGCCGGGGCAGGGCTTGGCCGGTGCCCGCGGAACCCTCCCAGCCCCGTCCCGCGTTGCCCGCCGGCGCTTTGAGGCGGCGTACCGGGTACCGGCTCCGCGCCGGGCCGCTTAGCGGGTGCACCGCGCCCAGAGGTTGCCTGAAGGGCTGCGGGCGAGATGGCGGCGCTGGGCtgtgagcggggccggggcctcGGTCCTCTGCGGAGGGACCGGGCCGATGGGGGGGGACGACCTGGGCCGCGCTGGAGGTCCCGGGGCCCtgaggggggggccgggccggggggctCCGGGGCGAGGCAGGGAGCGCAGCTCTCCCCGGGGAAGCGGGCTgtgacggggaggggggggtccccgtcCACCTCCGGGACAGCCCAGGGCTCGTCCCCGGGACGGGGGTCCCACGTTGAGCTCTCTCCCGGGTTCGGGCCGTTCGCCTTTCCCCCGGTGAGGGGCTCCGGCCGGAGCTGAGCTCTCCCGTCCTCTCTCGTTGCAGGTCTTCGGCTCTCTCGGCGCGGAGTGCCGGCCTGGCGGTGAGGGCCGGGGCCGGAGGGCGCTGGGTGTCCGTGGGTGGGAGCgctgggggggggcccggggcgATGACACCCCCCGATCCCCCCTTCCCGTGCCGGGGAGCCCCCAGCGAGCTGGGtcggggtgggtgggagggctGGATGTTCAGCGGGGTTCTCTTCTCCCGCTGGCTTTGATCAGAGCACTTGCTTTCTCCGTTTTTTGGGGCGGCTCAGctccccccccggggggggggcgcagcgTGGACAGCGAGGGGGCTGTGGGAGCGTGGCACACGGGGGTGCgatgggttttcttttttcccaggcCGGGTGCCGTGACATCCGTTCACACTCGGCTGCTCCATCAGACACCAGCGGCTGACCGCGCCGACAGGTAACGCTGGCGCTTCAGGGCAGGTTCCTGGGCTGTGACCTTCCTCCCGCGGGTGGGGGATCCCGGGTggtgcaggggaaaaaaggttcTGTTTGCTGTAGCTCTGTCTCCCCACGCATGACGATCTTTTCCGCACTTCACTTCTTAAAAGCCAGGATtgactggcaggctgctgtcagTCTGTGATGAGCCCGAAGGGCATGCTCCGTAATTTGGGTACTGCGAACAGAGGGGCTCTGCCTGagcaacaaaaccccacagatcTCCTCAcagtggagggaaaaaacccaccctgttATAAACACAGTCTCCAGCGGTAGCAGAGGGTGCGAGATTGTCCATAAGCAATGTACCATGGATTCTTTATGGGATCACAGCTGCTCGAGGCTAATGATTGTATTCTGCAGTTACGCTTAATAATTGGAGACTGATACTACTGCGCCGTTTGTCTTCAGCTCTGTCCAAGTCCAGCAAAAGAGCTCAGCTGTTGTCCAGAAAAAATCCTACGTGCCCACTAGCAGGGGCGAATATATTGTCACCAAACTCGATGACCTGATCAACTGGGCGCGAAGGGTGAGTCACTGAAACTGTCCTGCTCACTAGGGAGAGAAATGGTATTGAATGCTTTGAGGTGCTGGTGGGAATGGATTTGAGCCATCTCCTCCTCAGGATAAAAATAGGTTCAAAGTTCTCCACAGGGAAATAGCCAAGTTTCTTGGCTAGATGTTGACATTTGGGGTACTGTGTCATagtgggagagagaagagacatTTAATGTGAGGGTGGTGCAAAGCAGCGCAGGCTGCCTGTCTAAACAGAGCTGTCCTTCAGTAATGAGCAAAAGgcactttctggttttgtgtagTCCTTGTAATGAGCAGCTGCTCCGTGCAGTGGAGTGACACTGCCCTGAATCCAGTGTGCTCTGGCTGAACTGAgttttcccttctccagcccttgtGCGGGGCTTCTGAGGTGGCCGCTTCAGCAGCGTGAGATATCAGGGGGAGAGTCTACGGCTTTGGGTGCCTTCAGCATCTCTGAGGCCGCAAATGCACTTCTGTTTCCCTGGAGCTGTGGGTTTTGCTGTCCGGTGTAATGGCAAACACCGTTTTCGTTTATGATGCCCTGACTAAACAGACCTTGAaacttttcttgttctgtttccttttctgtctgatCAGCTCTTGTTCTGTGAGTCACCCGCCCAGGCTTTCAGCGTTCTTACCCATAACCCGCgtctcttctgctgcagagctcCTTGTGGCCGATGACGTTTGGCTTGGCGTGCTGCGCCGTGGAGATGATGCACATGGCAGCTCCCCGCTACGACATGGACCGCTTTGGGGTGGTGTTTCGAGCTAGTCCCCGGCAAGCTGATGTCATGATTGTGGCCGGCACCCTGACGAACAAAATGGCTCCAGCTCTTCGAAAGGTACAGGCTGCAGTGGACGCCTTGCACATGGCTGGACGTGCTGGATGCAAGTGGAAAGCAGTCTGAAATGTCTGTGTTCTGCAGGTCTACGACCAGATGCCGGAGCCTCGCTACGTGGTCTCCATGGGGAGGTAAGTACCGGGACATCCTTATCCTCCGAGGGAGAAATCTGGTGTCTCTGCTTGAGCGGAGAGATGAAGGGAGGGGAACCTGTTTCTCATTTGTATTTCCAACCCCTTAAATTATATACAGAGGCCTTGTTACAAATGAAATGTAAAGACTCCCTTTGATTTGGGCGAGGAGGATGATGTCTGTCAAGTCACCATGAACTGCAAAGTCTTCCCAGTGAAAGATTCTGGGGTTTTTGTGGCTGTCAGAGTCCACGGACTTGTATATGTCCAGAATCTCAGAATTTGCATTTAGACGAAAGCTTTCAAAATGCTTCTACTGTGCAGCATGAAATCTGAGCTCTGTGGAGTTCTGGCATGATGGAACTGACTACTTGTTTGTCTTCTGGGGCTCCTGGGGCCAAAGGGCAGCCGTTTCACCAGGGCCTGGAGGGGACAGAACGAGTTCTAGAAACGCTCTGTACAGGtgtggcaaaataaaaaaggttttgCAGTAGAGAGGAAGGACCCTCTGAATATCTGCTTTGTAAGAGTAATGAAAATGGTTCGGTTTGGTTTGATTCAGCTTGAAATGTAACAGCCTGTGAGTGTAGCCTCTGCCTTCCAGCCAGGGCTTGTGAAGAAGCTGAATGGCCACGGTGTAAACCTTGGCATCTGCTCCATCCCTTCCTTACTGTAAAATCTGTCCGGTGGCTCCTTGCCTCACAGCACTCGCATGCCAGCTTCACCTTCTCCTTTGCCTCCTGCTCATCTTTCCTGTGGGCTGTTGAGCCGCATTTAACAGGGTGCTGAAACCCACCCATCTCTTGCAGCTGTGCCAACGGCGGGGGTTACTACCACTACTCCTACTCCGTGGTGAGGGGCTGTGACCGCATTGTGCCGGTGGACATCTACGTGCCAGGTAGGAAACACAGCTCTGTGTGCTGCGGTGCTAACTCGGAGCAGGACA encodes:
- the NDUFS7 gene encoding NADH dehydrogenase [ubiquinone] iron-sulfur protein 7, mitochondrial encodes the protein MAALGCLRLSRRGVPAWRPGAVTSVHTRLLHQTPAADRADSSVQVQQKSSAVVQKKSYVPTSRGEYIVTKLDDLINWARRSSLWPMTFGLACCAVEMMHMAAPRYDMDRFGVVFRASPRQADVMIVAGTLTNKMAPALRKVYDQMPEPRYVVSMGSCANGGGYYHYSYSVVRGCDRIVPVDIYVPGCPPTAEALLYGILQLQKKIKREKKIQIWYRK